From the genome of Nitrosopumilus sp., one region includes:
- a CDS encoding CDC48 family AAA ATPase yields MSEIISKIEESPQQHVGRGRAIVDPKIIEDQKWNTGQILELTYNKKTHVKLWPGVPEEYGSGIIKIDGMTRQNIGAGIGDKISLKTVEAVNAEQIVLSPTEKIAAEGLQEYMIYNYLNHVFTTGDSVSLNTQMGGRIQFVVTSTKPSKPVLVTENTIFKLGAMTKAVDSSHPRITYDELGGLKNEVQKIREMVELPMRHPELFDKIGVEAPKGVLLYGPPGTGKTLLAKAVAGETNAHFISLSGPEIMGKHYGESEERIREIFTQAEENAPSIIFIDEIDSIAPKRDEVSGELEKRIVSQLLTLMDGMKSRGKVVVIAATNRPDSIDPALRRPGRFDREIEIGIPDDEGRFDILSIHTRGMPIDGKVDLKQISKTTHGFVGADLEVLSKEAAMKSLRRILPEIDYDEEKISSEILEKIQITSDDFREALKEVSPSALREVQVQIPNVSWDDVGGLDKLKEELKEAVEWPIKYRDAYDYVDVKSPKGILLHGPPGTGKTLIAKALAKMTESNFISIKGPELLSKWVGESEKGVREIFRKARQAAPCIIFLDEVDALVPKRGSGGSDSHVTENVVSQILTEIDGLEELNNVLIIGATNRLDIVDEALLRPGRFDRIIKVPNPDEKGRQNIFEIHTKNKPLATDVKISEIVKLTNDFSGAEIAAVANRAAIAALKRYVSGKSSNLKEIKITQQDLIDAVDKVKPQKKEASIPSSIK; encoded by the coding sequence TCCACAACAACATGTTGGACGAGGTAGAGCCATAGTTGATCCTAAAATTATTGAGGATCAAAAATGGAATACAGGACAAATACTAGAACTAACATACAATAAGAAAACACATGTAAAACTTTGGCCCGGCGTACCTGAAGAATATGGTTCAGGTATTATCAAAATAGATGGAATGACAAGACAAAATATTGGAGCTGGAATTGGTGATAAAATTTCACTAAAAACAGTTGAAGCTGTAAATGCTGAACAAATTGTTTTGTCACCAACTGAAAAGATTGCTGCAGAAGGATTGCAAGAATACATGATTTACAATTACCTTAATCATGTATTTACAACCGGAGATTCAGTATCTCTTAACACACAGATGGGAGGTAGGATTCAATTTGTTGTAACTAGCACTAAACCCTCAAAACCAGTTTTAGTTACAGAAAATACCATTTTCAAGCTTGGTGCAATGACTAAGGCAGTTGATTCATCGCATCCAAGAATTACATATGATGAACTTGGAGGCCTAAAAAATGAAGTTCAGAAAATTCGTGAAATGGTAGAATTACCCATGAGACATCCTGAATTATTTGACAAAATAGGCGTGGAAGCACCAAAAGGCGTATTGTTGTACGGTCCTCCTGGAACTGGAAAGACACTACTAGCAAAGGCTGTAGCTGGAGAAACAAATGCTCACTTTATCTCCCTAAGCGGTCCTGAAATTATGGGCAAACATTATGGAGAAAGTGAAGAGAGAATTAGAGAAATCTTTACTCAGGCTGAAGAAAATGCTCCTAGCATAATTTTCATCGATGAGATTGATTCAATCGCTCCAAAAAGAGATGAAGTTTCTGGCGAACTGGAGAAAAGAATTGTTTCACAATTACTAACCCTAATGGATGGTATGAAGTCTAGAGGTAAAGTTGTTGTAATTGCAGCTACTAACAGGCCAGATTCAATTGATCCCGCACTAAGAAGACCGGGCAGATTTGATAGAGAAATTGAAATTGGAATTCCTGATGATGAAGGACGATTCGACATTCTTTCAATTCATACACGTGGAATGCCAATTGATGGCAAAGTAGATTTAAAACAAATCTCAAAAACTACACATGGATTTGTAGGAGCTGATTTAGAAGTATTATCCAAAGAAGCTGCAATGAAATCTCTTCGTAGAATTCTTCCTGAGATTGACTATGATGAAGAAAAAATTTCATCAGAGATACTTGAAAAAATCCAAATCACAAGTGATGATTTTAGAGAGGCACTAAAAGAAGTTAGTCCTAGCGCACTCAGAGAAGTTCAAGTCCAAATTCCAAACGTAAGTTGGGATGATGTAGGTGGTTTAGATAAATTAAAGGAAGAACTCAAAGAAGCTGTTGAATGGCCAATCAAATACAGGGACGCATATGATTATGTTGATGTAAAATCTCCAAAGGGAATTCTACTTCATGGTCCTCCGGGAACTGGAAAGACATTGATAGCAAAGGCTCTTGCAAAAATGACAGAGTCTAATTTTATCAGCATTAAAGGTCCAGAATTACTTTCAAAATGGGTTGGAGAATCTGAAAAAGGAGTTAGAGAAATTTTCAGAAAAGCACGACAAGCAGCTCCATGTATCATATTCTTAGATGAAGTTGACGCACTTGTTCCAAAAAGAGGAAGTGGAGGCTCTGATTCGCATGTTACAGAAAATGTAGTGTCTCAAATCCTAACAGAAATTGATGGACTAGAAGAACTAAACAATGTCTTGATTATTGGTGCAACAAATCGATTAGACATTGTTGATGAGGCCCTTCTCAGACCAGGTAGATTTGATAGGATTATCAAGGTTCCAAATCCTGATGAAAAAGGAAGACAGAATATTTTTGAAATTCATACAAAGAACAAGCCTCTTGCAACTGATGTAAAAATCTCAGAAATTGTAAAGTTGACTAATGACTTTAGTGGTGCAGAAATTGCAGCAGTTGCAAACAGAGCAGCTATTGCAGCTTTGAAGAGATACGTCAGTGGAAAATCAAGTAATCTCAAAGAGATCAAGATAACTCAACAAGATCTTATTGATGCTGTGGATAAGGTAAAGCCTCAAAAGAAAGAGGCTTCCATACCTTCATCGATAAAATAG
- a CDS encoding DUF1059 domain-containing protein: MTLKLGCEDYGFECEYILDEEKTLEMIEKFRNHFEEEHGIDYTIEAVIQMITNRGHSLESIKK; this comes from the coding sequence ATGACATTGAAATTAGGATGTGAAGACTACGGTTTTGAATGCGAATACATTCTAGATGAAGAAAAAACTTTAGAGATGATTGAAAAATTCAGAAATCATTTTGAAGAAGAACATGGAATAGACTACACCATAGAAGCGGTAATTCAAATGATCACTAATCGTGGACATTCATTAGAATCAATTAAAAAGTAA
- a CDS encoding CrcB family protein: MKGLEFVFLAVGSVLGAFLRYKVTESPLLFNTLPVNVLIVNVLGAFVLGAFVLGAFVVLSEQWHLDGRYSLFTAVGFCGSLTTMSSFALDSSNLLENNNYGTLAINVVSNVGLSITALIGGKSLMSAIVNN; encoded by the coding sequence ATGAAGGGTCTAGAATTTGTTTTTCTTGCAGTGGGTTCGGTTCTTGGAGCATTTCTAAGATACAAGGTTACTGAATCTCCTTTACTTTTTAACACATTACCAGTCAACGTTTTGATAGTTAATGTTCTTGGAGCATTTGTTCTTGGAGCATTTGTTCTTGGAGCATTTGTTGTATTGTCAGAACAATGGCATCTTGATGGAAGATATTCTCTATTTACCGCTGTAGGATTTTGTGGTTCGCTTACCACCATGTCCTCATTTGCACTGGATTCAAGCAATCTTCTTGAAAATAATAATTATGGAACACTTGCCATCAATGTGGTATCTAATGTAGGCCTATCAATTACAGCATTAATTGGAGGAAAGTCATTAATGAGTGCGATTGTTAATAACTAA